One window of the Solanum stenotomum isolate F172 chromosome 11, ASM1918654v1, whole genome shotgun sequence genome contains the following:
- the LOC125844932 gene encoding phosphatidylinositol/phosphatidylcholine transfer protein SFH2, with translation MCVISEEAIAQFEALMEQVDEALKTTFQNIHQGCTRDAYLRFLTAREGNVANAHKMLVDSLTWRVENEIDDILAKPIIPTELYRAIRDSQLIGMPGYTKEGLPIFAFGAGLSTYDKASVHYYVQSHIQINEYRDRVVLPAASKKNGKHISKSLKVLDMTGLKLSALNQIKLLTIISSIDDLNYPEKVVAYYIVNAPYIFSACWKVVKPLLQERTRKKVQVLSGCGQDDLLKIMDYSSLPHFCRREGSGSSRYSGSSNENCYSLDHPFHQQLYDYIKQQALLRRPVRPVKQGSVHVDFPDAVTEGTEFVQTLASEFQKFGKQNGLAQSLDDLNINDHRA, from the exons ATGTGTGTGATTTCAGAAGAAGCCATCGCTCAGTTTGAAGCTTTAATGGAACAAG TTGATGAAGCACTCAAAACTACTTTTCAG AATATTCATCAAGGATGTACAAGGGACGCATATCTGCGGTTCCTAACAGCAAGAGAGGGAAATGTTGCAAATGCCCATAAAATG TTGGTTGATTCTTTGACTTGGAGGGTcgaaaatgagatagatgatATTTTAGCG AAACCTATCATTCCTACTGAGCTTTACAGAGCAATTCGTGATTCTCAACTAATAGGAATGCCAGGTTACACCAAAGAG GGCCTTCCAATATTCGCTTTTGGTGCAGGACTCAGCACATATGATAAAGCATCT GTCCATTATTATGTGCAATCACACATTCAGATTAATGAATATCGCGATCGTGTGGTTCTG CCTGCTGCAAGTAAGAAGAATGGGAAACATATCAGCAAATCTCTGAAGGTTTTAGATATGACCGGCTTGAAGCTTTCAGCTCTAAACCAAATAAAG CTATTGACTATAATTTCCTCCATCGATGACCTTAATTACCCGGAGAAGGTAGTTGCATACTACATTGTGAACGCTCCCTATATCTTTTCAGCTTGTTGGAAG GTAGTCAAACCTCTTCTGCAGGAGAGAACTCGAAAAAAGGTTCAAGTTTTATCAGGGTGCGGACAGGATGATCTATTGAAG ATCATGGACTATTCGTCACTGCCCCATTTTTGCCGGAGAGAAGGTTCTGGATCTTCCAGATACTCAGGCAGCTCAAATGAAAATTGTTATTCCTTGGATCATCCATTCCACCAGCAACTTTATGATTACATAAAGCAGCAGGCATTGCTTCGCCGACCTGTTCGGCCAGTTAAACAGGGCTCTGTCCATGTGGATTTTCCTGATGCTGTCACTGAGGGGACTGAGTTTGTTCAGACGTTGGCAtcagaatttcaaaagtttGGAAAGCAAAATGGGCTTGCTCAATCACTAGATGACCTTAATATCAATGATCATCGAGCATAG
- the LOC125844217 gene encoding protein ANTI-SILENCING 1 translates to MALVEAVKAEPLAVLDKDEEVEFVWGRKRGIGGKRKEVQFYESFTYDGVEYALYDCVYMHKEGELPYIGKIIKIWENPDKSRKIKIHWFFRSTEILYHLKDIKVAENEVFLASGEGTGLANVNPLEAIAGRCNVICTSEDNRNPQPSDEEVKMADYVFYRAFDVGTCAILDKMIDKVGGLDVKYVFNRKESEKASHVLKLASDKKDNKTAVEYRANGESFGLKPQNHLGAAKLSHLLGKSDVDGQNSLVRQDAVQRDTNVSRVNQETAKEVNSVPGEKNSHDLGVAKAAGKSSHLVGRNDVDAQSSPIREDALHGDANDSQNEHQSTMKGNAAPVLVVNSNIATTAVHNQNTSSEENALYTVKNDKKVNTLSIELVVAGERGKPSKDLGILDDRPSKRIKVNGSVTLSEDKGGDNVQKSTVCTNDKEAMGTGATPSEERKKSGDSKLSGGLDKNMQNRKDGAALDIRPPKRANIDSLKVKEDRDRSNMSIRKPVDNIGKLPKLSVGISPKEVERMGGKSFIITRRPIAESSKWFKAPPWEEVMQTSNEQGTLILLENLNPEYTSGEVEDIIWHACRENCTAKMVQRTAFSSPYYGRALVAFKTREAAERVSKKLTEGCLMMSNQRPLVASFVTLPKMEGNTPSFAGHLCVDKLRLQSQREMKEAVSTSHCSQPNTIEHEMGIEWRLLQSRSDSWWNRLYKQQKEELRKIVSELKRK, encoded by the exons ATGGCTTTGGTAGAAGCAGTTAAAGCAGAGCCTCTAGCGGTTCTAGATAAGGATGAGGAAGTTGAATTTGTCTGGGGTAGAAAGAGAGGTATTGGTGGTAAGAGAAAGGAGGTGCAGTTTTATGAATCTTTTACCTATGATGGTGTGGAGTATGCTTTATATGACTGTGTATACATGCACAAGGAAGGTGAACTTCCTTACATTGGTAAGATCATAAAGATATGGGAAAATCCAGACAAGTCTAGGAAGATAAAGATCCACTGGTTTTTTCGGTCGACAGAGATCTTGTATCACCTGAAAGATATAAAGGTAGCTGAGAATGAAGTATTTCTTGCCTCTGGTGAAGGCACAGGTTTGGCCAATGTTAATCCTTTG GAAGCTATTGCTGGCAGATGCAATGTTATCTGCACTTCAGAGGACAACAGAAATCCGCAACCATCAGATGAAGAAGTAAAAATGGCTGACTATGTTTTCTACCGTGCTTTTGATGTTGGAACTTGTGCAATTTTGGATAAGATGATTGACAAAGTTGGTGGGCTGGATG TCAAGTATGTTTTTAACAGGAAAGAGAGTGAAAAGGCCAGTCATGTCCTCAAACTTGCTTCTGACAAGAAAGATAACAAAACTGCTGTGGAATATCGAGCTAATGGGGAGTCCTTTGGGCTAAAACCACAGAATCATCTTGGTGCTGCCAAACTGAGTCATTTACTTGGAAAAAGTGATGTAGATGGACAAAATTCTCTGGTTAGACAGGATGCCGTACAGAGAGATACAAATGTTTCACGTGTTAATCAGGAAACTGCTAAGGAAGTGAATTCTGTCCCTGGTGAGAAAAACTCACATGATTTGGGAGTTGCAAAAGCTGCTGGTAAATCAAGTCATTTAGTGGGAAGAAATGATGTAGATGCGCAAAGTTCACCTATTAGAGAGGATGCCTTACATGGAGATGCAAATGATTCTCAGAATGAGCATCAATCAACAATGAAAGGAAATGCCGCGCCGGTGCTGGTTGTTAACAGCAACATAGCCACTACAGCTGTTCACAACCAAAATACTTCAAGTGAAGAAAATGCACTCTACACGGTTAAGAATGATAAAAAAGTTAATACGCTTTCAATAGAACTCGTAGTAGCTGGTGAAAGAGGAAAACCTTCGAAGGATCTTGGCATTTTGGACGATAGGCCTTCAAAACGAATAAAAGTAAATGGTTCTGTGACACTATCAGAGGACAAGGGTGGGGACAATGTACAGAAGTCCACTGTTTGCACAAATGACAAAGAGGCTATGGGAACAGGTGCTACTCCTTctgaagaaagaaagaaatctgGAGACAGTAAGCTTTCTGGTGGACTGGACAAGAACATGCAGAACAGAAAGGATGGTGCTGCCTTGGATATCAGACCTCCCAAGAGGGCAAACATAGACTCTCTTAAAGTAAAAGAGGATAGAGATAGAAGTAACATGTCAATACGTAAGCCTGTTGACAATATAGGCAAGTTGCCTAAGTTATCTGTTGGAATATCTCCCAAGGAAGTTGAGAGGATGGGAGGCAAGAGCTTCATAATCACGCGGAGACCCATTGCA GAGTCGAGCAAGTGGTTCAAGGCACCT CCATGGGAGGAGGTGATGCAAACATCAAATGAGCAAGGGACCCTTATCTTACTAGAAAATTTGAATCCTGAATATACATCAGGAGAGGTGGAG GATATTATCTGGCATGCATGTAGGGAAAACTGCACAGCCAAAATGGTTCAGCGCACTGCTTTCTCTAGTCCGTACTATG GTAGAGCATTAGTTGCATTCAAAACAAGAGAAGCAGCAGAAAGGGTCAGTAAAAAGCTGACTGAGGGATGCTTAATGATGTCAAATCAGAG GCCGCTTGTTGCTAGCTTTGTAACTCTTCCGAAAATGGAAGGAAACACTCCATCATTTGCTGGGCATCTATGTGTTGACAAATTAAGACTACAATCGCAGCGGGAAATG AAAGAAGCAGTTTCTACTTCTCATTGTTCTCAGCCCAACACCATAGAGCATGAAATGGGCATTGAGTGGCGCTTACTGCAATCAAGATCTGACAGCTGGTGGAATCGGTTATATAAG CAACAAAAAGAGGAACTAAGAAAAATAGTGTCAGAACTCAAGAGAAAATGA